Proteins co-encoded in one Camelus bactrianus isolate YW-2024 breed Bactrian camel chromosome 6, ASM4877302v1, whole genome shotgun sequence genomic window:
- the TMEM87A gene encoding transmembrane protein 87A isoform X2, with amino-acid sequence MAAAAWLQVLPVILILLGAQRSRLSLFSVGPAPVAAADRSKWHIPITSGKNYFGFGKILFKNTTIFLKFDGEPCDVSLNITWYLKSANCYNEIYNFKTEEVETYLENLKEKKDVSGKYQTSSKLFQNCSELFKTQSFSRDFVHRLPLLGEKQEAKENGTNLTFTGDKTVSVVMHDPLKTWQDAPYIFIVHVGISFSKELSKENPSLNLFTMTVEVKGPYEYLTLEEYPLMIFFMVMCIVYVLFGVLWLAWSACYWRDLLRIQFWIGAVIFLGMLEKAVFYAEFQNIRYKGESVQGALILAELLSAVKRSLARTLVIIVSLGYGIVKPRLGVTLHKVVVAGALYLLFSGMEGVLRVTGAQTDLASLAFIPLAFLDTALCWWIFISLTQTMKLLKLRRNIVKLSLYRHFTNTLILAVAASIVFIIWTTMKFRIVTCQSDWRELWVDDAIWRLLFSMILFVIMVLWRPSANNQRFAFSPLSEEEEEDEQKEPMLKESFEGMKMRSTKQEPNGNSKVNKAQEDDLKWVEENVPSSVTDVALPALLDSDEERMITHFERSKME; translated from the exons ATGGCGGCAGCTGCGTGGCTTCAGGTGCTGCCTGTCATTCTTATTCTTCTGGGGGCTCAGAGGTCCCGACTGTCGCTTTTCAGTGTAGGACCGGCACCCGTCGCTGCTGCCGACCGATCCAAGTGGCACATTCCGATAACGTCG gggaaaaattattttggttttggGAAGATTCTCTTCAAAAATACCACTATCTTCCTGAAAT TTGATGGAGAACCTTGTGATGTATCTTTGAATATAACCTGGTATCTGAAAAGTGCTAACTGTTACAATGAAATATACAACTTCAAG acagaagaagtggagacatacttggaaaatcttaaggaaaaaaaagacgtGTCTGGGAAGTATCAAACATCATCAAAATTATTCCAGAACTGCAGTGAACTCTTTAAAACACAG AGCTTTTCCAGAGATTTTGTGCATCGATTGCCTCTTTTAGGAGAGAAACAGGAG gcTAAGGAGAATGGAACAAATCTTACCTTTACTGGAGACAAAACTGTAAGTGTG GTAATGCATGATCCATTGAAAACTTGGCAAGATGCACCATACATTTTTATTGTACATGTTGGCATTTCCTTCTCCAAGGAATTATCAAAAGAAAATCCATCACTTAATCTTTTTACCA TGACTGTTGAAGTGAAAGGTCCCTATGAATACCTGACACTTGAGGAATATCCATTGATGATT TTTTTCATGGTGATGTGTATTGTGTATGTCCTGTTTGGTGTTCTGTGGCTTGCATGGTCTGCTTGCTACTGGAGAGATCTCCTGAGAATTCAGTTTTGGATTGGTGCTGTCATCTTCCTGGGAATGCTTGAGAAAGCTGTCTTCTATGCAGAATTTCAGAATATCCGATACAAAGGAGAATCTG TCCAAGGGGCCCTGATCCTTGCAGAGCTTCTTTCGGCAGTTAAACGCTCACTGGCTCGAACCCTGGTCATCATAGTCAGTCTGGGATATGGCATAGTCAA GCCTCGCCTTGGAGTCACTCTTCACAAGGTTGTAGTAGCAGGAGCCCTTTATCTTTTGTTCTCTGGCATGGAAGGGGTCCTCAGAGTTACTGGG GCCCAGACTGATCTTGCTTCCTTGGCCTTTATCCCCTTGGCTTTCCTAGACACTGCCCTGTGCTGGTGGATAT TTATTAGCCTGACTCAAACAATGAAGCTATTAAAACTTCGGAGAAACATTGTAAAACTCTCTTTGTACCGACATTTCACCAACACGCTTATCTTGGCAGTTGCAG CATCTATTGTGTTTATCATCTGGACAACCATGAAGTTCAGGATAGTGACTTGTCAGTCG GATTGGCGGGAGCTGTGGGTGGATGATGCCATCTGGCGGTTGCTGTTCTCCATGATCCTCTTTGTCATCATGGTTCTCTGGCGACCATCTGCAAATAACCAGAG GTTTGCCTTTTCACCCTTgtctgaggaagaggaggaggatgaacAAAAGGAGCCTATGCTGAAAGAAAGTTTTG aaggaATGAAAATGAGAAGTACCAAacaagaaccaaatggaaatagTAAAGTAAACAAAGCA CAGGAAGATGATTTAAAGTGGGTAGAAGAAAATGTTCCTTCTTCTGTAACAGATGT AGCACTTCCAGCCCTTCTGGATTCAGATGAG
- the TMEM87A gene encoding transmembrane protein 87A isoform X3 → MAAAAWLQVLPVILILLGAQRSRLSLFSVGPAPVAAADRSKWHIPITSGKNYFGFGKILFKNTTIFLKFDGEPCDVSLNITWYLKSANCYNEIYNFKTEEVETYLENLKEKKDVSGKYQTSSKLFQNCSELFKTQSFSRDFVHRLPLLGEKQEAKENGTNLTFTGDKTVSVVMHDPLKTWQDAPYIFIVHVGISFSKELSKENPSLNLFTMTVEVKGPYEYLTLEEYPLMIFFMVMCIVYVLFGVLWLAWSACYWRDLLRIQFWIGAVIFLGMLEKAVFYAEFQNIRYKGESVQGALILAELLSAVKRSLARTLVIIVSLGYGIVKPRLGVTLHKVVVAGALYLLFSGMEGVLRVTGYFSYPLALIVNLALSAIDACIILWIFISLTQTMKLLKLRRNIVKLSLYRHFTNTLILAVAASIVFIIWTTMKFRIVTCQSDWRELWVDDAIWRLLFSMILFVIMVLWRPSANNQRFAFSPLSEEEEEDEQKEPMLKESFGMKMRSTKQEPNGNSKVNKAQEDDLKWVEENVPSSVTDVALPALLDSDEERMITHFERSKME, encoded by the exons ATGGCGGCAGCTGCGTGGCTTCAGGTGCTGCCTGTCATTCTTATTCTTCTGGGGGCTCAGAGGTCCCGACTGTCGCTTTTCAGTGTAGGACCGGCACCCGTCGCTGCTGCCGACCGATCCAAGTGGCACATTCCGATAACGTCG gggaaaaattattttggttttggGAAGATTCTCTTCAAAAATACCACTATCTTCCTGAAAT TTGATGGAGAACCTTGTGATGTATCTTTGAATATAACCTGGTATCTGAAAAGTGCTAACTGTTACAATGAAATATACAACTTCAAG acagaagaagtggagacatacttggaaaatcttaaggaaaaaaaagacgtGTCTGGGAAGTATCAAACATCATCAAAATTATTCCAGAACTGCAGTGAACTCTTTAAAACACAG AGCTTTTCCAGAGATTTTGTGCATCGATTGCCTCTTTTAGGAGAGAAACAGGAG gcTAAGGAGAATGGAACAAATCTTACCTTTACTGGAGACAAAACTGTAAGTGTG GTAATGCATGATCCATTGAAAACTTGGCAAGATGCACCATACATTTTTATTGTACATGTTGGCATTTCCTTCTCCAAGGAATTATCAAAAGAAAATCCATCACTTAATCTTTTTACCA TGACTGTTGAAGTGAAAGGTCCCTATGAATACCTGACACTTGAGGAATATCCATTGATGATT TTTTTCATGGTGATGTGTATTGTGTATGTCCTGTTTGGTGTTCTGTGGCTTGCATGGTCTGCTTGCTACTGGAGAGATCTCCTGAGAATTCAGTTTTGGATTGGTGCTGTCATCTTCCTGGGAATGCTTGAGAAAGCTGTCTTCTATGCAGAATTTCAGAATATCCGATACAAAGGAGAATCTG TCCAAGGGGCCCTGATCCTTGCAGAGCTTCTTTCGGCAGTTAAACGCTCACTGGCTCGAACCCTGGTCATCATAGTCAGTCTGGGATATGGCATAGTCAA GCCTCGCCTTGGAGTCACTCTTCACAAGGTTGTAGTAGCAGGAGCCCTTTATCTTTTGTTCTCTGGCATGGAAGGGGTCCTCAGAGTTACTGGG TATTTTTCTTATCCCTTGGCTTTGATAGTAAACCTGGCCCTCTCAGCAATTGATGCCTGTATTATTTTATGGATAT TTATTAGCCTGACTCAAACAATGAAGCTATTAAAACTTCGGAGAAACATTGTAAAACTCTCTTTGTACCGACATTTCACCAACACGCTTATCTTGGCAGTTGCAG CATCTATTGTGTTTATCATCTGGACAACCATGAAGTTCAGGATAGTGACTTGTCAGTCG GATTGGCGGGAGCTGTGGGTGGATGATGCCATCTGGCGGTTGCTGTTCTCCATGATCCTCTTTGTCATCATGGTTCTCTGGCGACCATCTGCAAATAACCAGAG GTTTGCCTTTTCACCCTTgtctgaggaagaggaggaggatgaacAAAAGGAGCCTATGCTGAAAGAAAGTTTTG gaATGAAAATGAGAAGTACCAAacaagaaccaaatggaaatagTAAAGTAAACAAAGCA CAGGAAGATGATTTAAAGTGGGTAGAAGAAAATGTTCCTTCTTCTGTAACAGATGT AGCACTTCCAGCCCTTCTGGATTCAGATGAG
- the TMEM87A gene encoding transmembrane protein 87A isoform X5 has protein sequence MAAAAWLQVLPVILILLGAQRSRLSLFSVGPAPVAAADRSKWHIPITSGKNYFGFGKILFKNTTIFLKFDGEPCDVSLNITWYLKSANCYNEIYNFKTEEVETYLENLKEKKDVSGKYQTSSKLFQNCSELFKTQSFSRDFVHRLPLLGEKQEAKENGTNLTFTGDKTVSVVMHDPLKTWQDAPYIFIVHVGISFSKELSKENPSLNLFTMTVEVKGPYEYLTLEEYPLMIFFMVMCIVYVLFGVLWLAWSACYWRDLLRIQFWIGAVIFLGMLEKAVFYAEFQNIRYKGESVQGALILAELLSAVKRSLARTLVIIVSLGYGIVKPRLGVTLHKVVVAGALYLLFSGMEGVLRVTGYFSYPLALIVNLALSAIDACIILWIFISLTQTMKLLKLRRNIVKLSLYRHFTNTLILAVAASIVFIIWTTMKFRIVTCQSDWRELWVDDAIWRLLFSMILFVIMVLWRPSANNQRFAFSPLSEEEEEDEQKEPMLKESFGMKMRSTKQEPNGNSKVNKAEDDLKWVEENVPSSVTDVALPALLDSDEERMITHFERSKME, from the exons ATGGCGGCAGCTGCGTGGCTTCAGGTGCTGCCTGTCATTCTTATTCTTCTGGGGGCTCAGAGGTCCCGACTGTCGCTTTTCAGTGTAGGACCGGCACCCGTCGCTGCTGCCGACCGATCCAAGTGGCACATTCCGATAACGTCG gggaaaaattattttggttttggGAAGATTCTCTTCAAAAATACCACTATCTTCCTGAAAT TTGATGGAGAACCTTGTGATGTATCTTTGAATATAACCTGGTATCTGAAAAGTGCTAACTGTTACAATGAAATATACAACTTCAAG acagaagaagtggagacatacttggaaaatcttaaggaaaaaaaagacgtGTCTGGGAAGTATCAAACATCATCAAAATTATTCCAGAACTGCAGTGAACTCTTTAAAACACAG AGCTTTTCCAGAGATTTTGTGCATCGATTGCCTCTTTTAGGAGAGAAACAGGAG gcTAAGGAGAATGGAACAAATCTTACCTTTACTGGAGACAAAACTGTAAGTGTG GTAATGCATGATCCATTGAAAACTTGGCAAGATGCACCATACATTTTTATTGTACATGTTGGCATTTCCTTCTCCAAGGAATTATCAAAAGAAAATCCATCACTTAATCTTTTTACCA TGACTGTTGAAGTGAAAGGTCCCTATGAATACCTGACACTTGAGGAATATCCATTGATGATT TTTTTCATGGTGATGTGTATTGTGTATGTCCTGTTTGGTGTTCTGTGGCTTGCATGGTCTGCTTGCTACTGGAGAGATCTCCTGAGAATTCAGTTTTGGATTGGTGCTGTCATCTTCCTGGGAATGCTTGAGAAAGCTGTCTTCTATGCAGAATTTCAGAATATCCGATACAAAGGAGAATCTG TCCAAGGGGCCCTGATCCTTGCAGAGCTTCTTTCGGCAGTTAAACGCTCACTGGCTCGAACCCTGGTCATCATAGTCAGTCTGGGATATGGCATAGTCAA GCCTCGCCTTGGAGTCACTCTTCACAAGGTTGTAGTAGCAGGAGCCCTTTATCTTTTGTTCTCTGGCATGGAAGGGGTCCTCAGAGTTACTGGG TATTTTTCTTATCCCTTGGCTTTGATAGTAAACCTGGCCCTCTCAGCAATTGATGCCTGTATTATTTTATGGATAT TTATTAGCCTGACTCAAACAATGAAGCTATTAAAACTTCGGAGAAACATTGTAAAACTCTCTTTGTACCGACATTTCACCAACACGCTTATCTTGGCAGTTGCAG CATCTATTGTGTTTATCATCTGGACAACCATGAAGTTCAGGATAGTGACTTGTCAGTCG GATTGGCGGGAGCTGTGGGTGGATGATGCCATCTGGCGGTTGCTGTTCTCCATGATCCTCTTTGTCATCATGGTTCTCTGGCGACCATCTGCAAATAACCAGAG GTTTGCCTTTTCACCCTTgtctgaggaagaggaggaggatgaacAAAAGGAGCCTATGCTGAAAGAAAGTTTTG gaATGAAAATGAGAAGTACCAAacaagaaccaaatggaaatagTAAAGTAAACAAAGCA GAAGATGATTTAAAGTGGGTAGAAGAAAATGTTCCTTCTTCTGTAACAGATGT AGCACTTCCAGCCCTTCTGGATTCAGATGAG
- the TMEM87A gene encoding transmembrane protein 87A isoform X11, with protein MAAAAWLQVLPVILILLGAQRSRLSLFSVGPAPVAAADRSKWHIPITSGKNYFGFGKILFKNTTIFLKFDGEPCDVSLNITWYLKSANCYNEIYNFKTEEVETYLENLKEKKDVSGKYQTSSKLFQNCSELFKTQSFSRDFVHRLPLLGEKQEAKENGTNLTFTGDKTVMHDPLKTWQDAPYIFIVHVGISFSKELSKENPSLNLFTMTVEVKGPYEYLTLEEYPLMIFFMVMCIVYVLFGVLWLAWSACYWRDLLRIQFWIGAVIFLGMLEKAVFYAEFQNIRYKGESVQGALILAELLSAVKRSLARTLVIIVSLGYGIVKPRLGVTLHKVVVAGALYLLFSGMEGVLRVTGAQTDLASLAFIPLAFLDTALCWWIFISLTQTMKLLKLRRNIVKLSLYRHFTNTLILAVAASIVFIIWTTMKFRIVTCQSDWRELWVDDAIWRLLFSMILFVIMVLWRPSANNQRFAFSPLSEEEEEDEQKEPMLKESFGMKMRSTKQEPNGNSKVNKAQEDDLKWVEENVPSSVTDVALPALLDSDEERMITHFERSKME; from the exons ATGGCGGCAGCTGCGTGGCTTCAGGTGCTGCCTGTCATTCTTATTCTTCTGGGGGCTCAGAGGTCCCGACTGTCGCTTTTCAGTGTAGGACCGGCACCCGTCGCTGCTGCCGACCGATCCAAGTGGCACATTCCGATAACGTCG gggaaaaattattttggttttggGAAGATTCTCTTCAAAAATACCACTATCTTCCTGAAAT TTGATGGAGAACCTTGTGATGTATCTTTGAATATAACCTGGTATCTGAAAAGTGCTAACTGTTACAATGAAATATACAACTTCAAG acagaagaagtggagacatacttggaaaatcttaaggaaaaaaaagacgtGTCTGGGAAGTATCAAACATCATCAAAATTATTCCAGAACTGCAGTGAACTCTTTAAAACACAG AGCTTTTCCAGAGATTTTGTGCATCGATTGCCTCTTTTAGGAGAGAAACAGGAG gcTAAGGAGAATGGAACAAATCTTACCTTTACTGGAGACAAAACT GTAATGCATGATCCATTGAAAACTTGGCAAGATGCACCATACATTTTTATTGTACATGTTGGCATTTCCTTCTCCAAGGAATTATCAAAAGAAAATCCATCACTTAATCTTTTTACCA TGACTGTTGAAGTGAAAGGTCCCTATGAATACCTGACACTTGAGGAATATCCATTGATGATT TTTTTCATGGTGATGTGTATTGTGTATGTCCTGTTTGGTGTTCTGTGGCTTGCATGGTCTGCTTGCTACTGGAGAGATCTCCTGAGAATTCAGTTTTGGATTGGTGCTGTCATCTTCCTGGGAATGCTTGAGAAAGCTGTCTTCTATGCAGAATTTCAGAATATCCGATACAAAGGAGAATCTG TCCAAGGGGCCCTGATCCTTGCAGAGCTTCTTTCGGCAGTTAAACGCTCACTGGCTCGAACCCTGGTCATCATAGTCAGTCTGGGATATGGCATAGTCAA GCCTCGCCTTGGAGTCACTCTTCACAAGGTTGTAGTAGCAGGAGCCCTTTATCTTTTGTTCTCTGGCATGGAAGGGGTCCTCAGAGTTACTGGG GCCCAGACTGATCTTGCTTCCTTGGCCTTTATCCCCTTGGCTTTCCTAGACACTGCCCTGTGCTGGTGGATAT TTATTAGCCTGACTCAAACAATGAAGCTATTAAAACTTCGGAGAAACATTGTAAAACTCTCTTTGTACCGACATTTCACCAACACGCTTATCTTGGCAGTTGCAG CATCTATTGTGTTTATCATCTGGACAACCATGAAGTTCAGGATAGTGACTTGTCAGTCG GATTGGCGGGAGCTGTGGGTGGATGATGCCATCTGGCGGTTGCTGTTCTCCATGATCCTCTTTGTCATCATGGTTCTCTGGCGACCATCTGCAAATAACCAGAG GTTTGCCTTTTCACCCTTgtctgaggaagaggaggaggatgaacAAAAGGAGCCTATGCTGAAAGAAAGTTTTG gaATGAAAATGAGAAGTACCAAacaagaaccaaatggaaatagTAAAGTAAACAAAGCA CAGGAAGATGATTTAAAGTGGGTAGAAGAAAATGTTCCTTCTTCTGTAACAGATGT AGCACTTCCAGCCCTTCTGGATTCAGATGAG
- the TMEM87A gene encoding transmembrane protein 87A isoform X6 produces MAAAAWLQVLPVILILLGAQRSRLSLFSVGPAPVAAADRSKWHIPITSGKNYFGFGKILFKNTTIFLKFDGEPCDVSLNITWYLKSANCYNEIYNFKTEEVETYLENLKEKKDVSGKYQTSSKLFQNCSELFKTQSFSRDFVHRLPLLGEKQEAKENGTNLTFTGDKTVMHDPLKTWQDAPYIFIVHVGISFSKELSKENPSLNLFTMTVEVKGPYEYLTLEEYPLMIFFMVMCIVYVLFGVLWLAWSACYWRDLLRIQFWIGAVIFLGMLEKAVFYAEFQNIRYKGESVQGALILAELLSAVKRSLARTLVIIVSLGYGIVKPRLGVTLHKVVVAGALYLLFSGMEGVLRVTGYFSYPLALIVNLALSAIDACIILWIFISLTQTMKLLKLRRNIVKLSLYRHFTNTLILAVAASIVFIIWTTMKFRIVTCQSDWRELWVDDAIWRLLFSMILFVIMVLWRPSANNQRFAFSPLSEEEEEDEQKEPMLKESFEGMKMRSTKQEPNGNSKVNKAQEDDLKWVEENVPSSVTDVALPALLDSDEERMITHFERSKME; encoded by the exons ATGGCGGCAGCTGCGTGGCTTCAGGTGCTGCCTGTCATTCTTATTCTTCTGGGGGCTCAGAGGTCCCGACTGTCGCTTTTCAGTGTAGGACCGGCACCCGTCGCTGCTGCCGACCGATCCAAGTGGCACATTCCGATAACGTCG gggaaaaattattttggttttggGAAGATTCTCTTCAAAAATACCACTATCTTCCTGAAAT TTGATGGAGAACCTTGTGATGTATCTTTGAATATAACCTGGTATCTGAAAAGTGCTAACTGTTACAATGAAATATACAACTTCAAG acagaagaagtggagacatacttggaaaatcttaaggaaaaaaaagacgtGTCTGGGAAGTATCAAACATCATCAAAATTATTCCAGAACTGCAGTGAACTCTTTAAAACACAG AGCTTTTCCAGAGATTTTGTGCATCGATTGCCTCTTTTAGGAGAGAAACAGGAG gcTAAGGAGAATGGAACAAATCTTACCTTTACTGGAGACAAAACT GTAATGCATGATCCATTGAAAACTTGGCAAGATGCACCATACATTTTTATTGTACATGTTGGCATTTCCTTCTCCAAGGAATTATCAAAAGAAAATCCATCACTTAATCTTTTTACCA TGACTGTTGAAGTGAAAGGTCCCTATGAATACCTGACACTTGAGGAATATCCATTGATGATT TTTTTCATGGTGATGTGTATTGTGTATGTCCTGTTTGGTGTTCTGTGGCTTGCATGGTCTGCTTGCTACTGGAGAGATCTCCTGAGAATTCAGTTTTGGATTGGTGCTGTCATCTTCCTGGGAATGCTTGAGAAAGCTGTCTTCTATGCAGAATTTCAGAATATCCGATACAAAGGAGAATCTG TCCAAGGGGCCCTGATCCTTGCAGAGCTTCTTTCGGCAGTTAAACGCTCACTGGCTCGAACCCTGGTCATCATAGTCAGTCTGGGATATGGCATAGTCAA GCCTCGCCTTGGAGTCACTCTTCACAAGGTTGTAGTAGCAGGAGCCCTTTATCTTTTGTTCTCTGGCATGGAAGGGGTCCTCAGAGTTACTGGG TATTTTTCTTATCCCTTGGCTTTGATAGTAAACCTGGCCCTCTCAGCAATTGATGCCTGTATTATTTTATGGATAT TTATTAGCCTGACTCAAACAATGAAGCTATTAAAACTTCGGAGAAACATTGTAAAACTCTCTTTGTACCGACATTTCACCAACACGCTTATCTTGGCAGTTGCAG CATCTATTGTGTTTATCATCTGGACAACCATGAAGTTCAGGATAGTGACTTGTCAGTCG GATTGGCGGGAGCTGTGGGTGGATGATGCCATCTGGCGGTTGCTGTTCTCCATGATCCTCTTTGTCATCATGGTTCTCTGGCGACCATCTGCAAATAACCAGAG GTTTGCCTTTTCACCCTTgtctgaggaagaggaggaggatgaacAAAAGGAGCCTATGCTGAAAGAAAGTTTTG aaggaATGAAAATGAGAAGTACCAAacaagaaccaaatggaaatagTAAAGTAAACAAAGCA CAGGAAGATGATTTAAAGTGGGTAGAAGAAAATGTTCCTTCTTCTGTAACAGATGT AGCACTTCCAGCCCTTCTGGATTCAGATGAG
- the TMEM87A gene encoding transmembrane protein 87A isoform X4 produces the protein MAAAAWLQVLPVILILLGAQRSRLSLFSVGPAPVAAADRSKWHIPITSGKNYFGFGKILFKNTTIFLKFDGEPCDVSLNITWYLKSANCYNEIYNFKTEEVETYLENLKEKKDVSGKYQTSSKLFQNCSELFKTQSFSRDFVHRLPLLGEKQEAKENGTNLTFTGDKTVSVVMHDPLKTWQDAPYIFIVHVGISFSKELSKENPSLNLFTMTVEVKGPYEYLTLEEYPLMIFFMVMCIVYVLFGVLWLAWSACYWRDLLRIQFWIGAVIFLGMLEKAVFYAEFQNIRYKGESVQGALILAELLSAVKRSLARTLVIIVSLGYGIVKPRLGVTLHKVVVAGALYLLFSGMEGVLRVTGYFSYPLALIVNLALSAIDACIILWIFISLTQTMKLLKLRRNIVKLSLYRHFTNTLILAVAASIVFIIWTTMKFRIVTCQSDWRELWVDDAIWRLLFSMILFVIMVLWRPSANNQRFAFSPLSEEEEEDEQKEPMLKESFEGMKMRSTKQEPNGNSKVNKAEDDLKWVEENVPSSVTDVALPALLDSDEERMITHFERSKME, from the exons ATGGCGGCAGCTGCGTGGCTTCAGGTGCTGCCTGTCATTCTTATTCTTCTGGGGGCTCAGAGGTCCCGACTGTCGCTTTTCAGTGTAGGACCGGCACCCGTCGCTGCTGCCGACCGATCCAAGTGGCACATTCCGATAACGTCG gggaaaaattattttggttttggGAAGATTCTCTTCAAAAATACCACTATCTTCCTGAAAT TTGATGGAGAACCTTGTGATGTATCTTTGAATATAACCTGGTATCTGAAAAGTGCTAACTGTTACAATGAAATATACAACTTCAAG acagaagaagtggagacatacttggaaaatcttaaggaaaaaaaagacgtGTCTGGGAAGTATCAAACATCATCAAAATTATTCCAGAACTGCAGTGAACTCTTTAAAACACAG AGCTTTTCCAGAGATTTTGTGCATCGATTGCCTCTTTTAGGAGAGAAACAGGAG gcTAAGGAGAATGGAACAAATCTTACCTTTACTGGAGACAAAACTGTAAGTGTG GTAATGCATGATCCATTGAAAACTTGGCAAGATGCACCATACATTTTTATTGTACATGTTGGCATTTCCTTCTCCAAGGAATTATCAAAAGAAAATCCATCACTTAATCTTTTTACCA TGACTGTTGAAGTGAAAGGTCCCTATGAATACCTGACACTTGAGGAATATCCATTGATGATT TTTTTCATGGTGATGTGTATTGTGTATGTCCTGTTTGGTGTTCTGTGGCTTGCATGGTCTGCTTGCTACTGGAGAGATCTCCTGAGAATTCAGTTTTGGATTGGTGCTGTCATCTTCCTGGGAATGCTTGAGAAAGCTGTCTTCTATGCAGAATTTCAGAATATCCGATACAAAGGAGAATCTG TCCAAGGGGCCCTGATCCTTGCAGAGCTTCTTTCGGCAGTTAAACGCTCACTGGCTCGAACCCTGGTCATCATAGTCAGTCTGGGATATGGCATAGTCAA GCCTCGCCTTGGAGTCACTCTTCACAAGGTTGTAGTAGCAGGAGCCCTTTATCTTTTGTTCTCTGGCATGGAAGGGGTCCTCAGAGTTACTGGG TATTTTTCTTATCCCTTGGCTTTGATAGTAAACCTGGCCCTCTCAGCAATTGATGCCTGTATTATTTTATGGATAT TTATTAGCCTGACTCAAACAATGAAGCTATTAAAACTTCGGAGAAACATTGTAAAACTCTCTTTGTACCGACATTTCACCAACACGCTTATCTTGGCAGTTGCAG CATCTATTGTGTTTATCATCTGGACAACCATGAAGTTCAGGATAGTGACTTGTCAGTCG GATTGGCGGGAGCTGTGGGTGGATGATGCCATCTGGCGGTTGCTGTTCTCCATGATCCTCTTTGTCATCATGGTTCTCTGGCGACCATCTGCAAATAACCAGAG GTTTGCCTTTTCACCCTTgtctgaggaagaggaggaggatgaacAAAAGGAGCCTATGCTGAAAGAAAGTTTTG aaggaATGAAAATGAGAAGTACCAAacaagaaccaaatggaaatagTAAAGTAAACAAAGCA GAAGATGATTTAAAGTGGGTAGAAGAAAATGTTCCTTCTTCTGTAACAGATGT AGCACTTCCAGCCCTTCTGGATTCAGATGAG